Below is a window of Catalinimonas alkaloidigena DNA.
TCGGCGATAAAATCTTCGCGGGTGTAGTGGTCGAAATCCATGTGTGCCAGGGGTGAGCAACGGCTTTCAGCGGTGCCGTTACTGTCCCATAGGCAGCCTTTTACGCGGCGTACTCAGGAAAAAAGAAAAATCCTGAAAAAAATTTAGGGCGTCTAGAAAAGAAGGCGCACGCTGAGCATCACGAGGCACGACTCAATGAAGTAGGGCAGGGAGACGCGGAGGGCCGTAACCGAACGGTGGATGTGGTTGCGAACCGACTGCACGTTGATCGACAGCAGGTCGGCAATTTCGGCGTAGCTCAGGTTGCTGAAAAACCGCAGGTAAAGGACTTCCCGCTGGCGTTCCGGCAGTTGGTTCAGCGCTTCGATGAGGCGCGTCTGGCGTTCGCGCTGGCTTTGTTCCAGAATGAGCGTACGCTCGTGCGAAAACTCCACCCCGAACACCAGTTGCTGATCGTCCGACACGAGGCGTTCCTTCCGTTGCTGCACCGCCCGGAAAATCTTGCGGCGCAGCGATTTCATCAGGTAAAATTTCACCGAGCCGGTTTCGCCGATCCGTTGCCGCGTTTGCCACAGTGAAAAGAACAGGTCCTGAATCTGATCTTTCACAAATTCGGGTTCGGCGCAGAGCTTCGTGCCGTAGCTGAAAAGCAGGCGGAAGTAGGAACGATAGAGGGTCGCGAAGGCCGTTTCGTCGCCCGCGCGGAAGTCGTTCCAAAGTTCCAGATCATCGTCCGGTTGAGGATAAGGGTGGGCTTTCATGGTGGGAGCAGACACCGCAGGGGAAAGGACGGTGCCGGGGTCAACATAGGAAACTTCCACCGAATAAAAAAGTCGGCCCTCCATTGCAGAACTGCTGAGGTGAGGTATAATTAACTTGAGGAAGGTTAGGTTAATTAGTTGATAATGATAGGGTTATGGATTGGGCTTGAGATTCGAAAATGCATAAAAAAAGCCCGGGGTTAACCGGGCTCGGGGTACTGACTGAAAGAAAATTATTGCCTGCGCTCGCGGCGTTCGGCGCGTCGCTCCGCCATTTTTTCGGTATAGGTGGCGTACTGCTCGTCGGTCAGCAGCGCTTTGATCTGCGCTTCTTCCTGGTCGCGCAGCACCTTCATCTTTTCCATTTTGGCCTGCCGGCTCATCGACGCGTCCTGCCGAAGGGCCTGAAACTGCGGCTGAAATTTCTGATGCACTTCTTTTAACTGAGTAACCTGTTCGTCCGACAGGTTCAGTTCCGCCTTCAGTTCGGTAACCAGATTACGGTTGCCGCCGCCGCGCTGGGCGAACGTCGTCAGGCTGCAGAGGGACAGCACGAGGGCCAGTCCCAGGGTTTTCCATGGGGTCATGTTTGAAAGAGTTTGGTGTTTGGGCCGTTGGACGGTGCGTTGCAAGAAAGGTTTAACCGCGTCGGGAGAATTATTCGCCGCGGGGCGGGCCTCCGAAGGGCGGTCGGCCGCCGGGACCCGGCCCGCCGGGACCATCGAAACGGCGGCGTTCGTCGGGCGTTTCGTTTTGTGCCGAACCGAAATTCCGCAGCGTGTAGGTAAAGGTCAGCATGAAGTACCGCTGCAGCACGTTACTGCGCGTATCCTCGATGTACACGTCGGTGACGTTCCGCTGGATGCTGTTGTTCTGCTTCAACAGGTCGAACACGAGCAGCCGCAGGTCGCCTTTGCCCTTCAGGATTTTTTTCCCGACCGAGGCGTTCCACAATAGATAATTCTGGTTGTAGCCGCTCGACAAACCGGAGTAGTACTGGTGGTTCAGGTCGGTCTGAAAGACAAAGTTTTTCCAGGTAATCCAGTTCAGCCGTACGCTCGACTGTTGGTTGAAGTAAGTCTGATTCAGTTGGGTCTGCAGCGTATTCTCCACCACACTGAAGTTAGAGTTGGACGAAAGGGTGAAGTCCAGCTTTTCGCTGACGTTGCTGCTTAGCACCACGCCCAGCCCCGCCGTTGACGAGTTGGCGTAGTTCACCGCGTCGTTGATCAGCCCCGGCGTGCGGCTCAGGTTGCCGTTCAGGTTCAGGTTGAGGTTCGACTTGATGAAGCCGACCGGCAGGCCATACGAGACGAACGAGCGCAGGTCCCAATTGCCGTCGAGGTTGACCGGACGGCTCAGTTGCGAGCCGCGCGGGAGTTCAATGCCGTCCACCACCAGATCGCGCTCGGCGATAATGGTACTTCTTCCGATGTAGTGGTCGGTAAGCGAGCCGCCCAGCATCACAAAAAACGTGTGCGATTTCTCGACGTTCGAGGCCGAATAGCGCGCAAACAGGCTGTGCTGGTAGTCTTGTTGCAGGTTCGGATTGCCGGTGGTCAGCTGCAGCGGATTGGTGTTGTTGACCACGGCCTGCAACTGGTCGACCGACGGCGGACTGGTCCGGGTCCGGTAAAACAGCCGCAGATTCTTTTCACGTGTGATGTTGTAGCGAAGCATGGCGCTCGGCATAAAATTCCGGAAGCTGCGGTCCACGTCCGTTTCGTACGGAAAGCGCTGATCGCCGGTTAGTTGTGCCCATTGGTACGAGCCGCGCACCATCAGGAACAATTTTTCGCCGCGTACCGAATAGCCGCCCCCCAGGTTTTGCGTCATGTAATGGTTGCTGTAGGTATTGGACAGCAGCGTGTCCAGCAGGCGGTATTCCTGCCCGCCCGTCCCCAGGTCGTAGGTGCGTTTGTCGGAGCGGTTGCGTTCGTATTCCGTTTCGTAACTCACCATCACCTGCGATTTTTGGCTGATCGGTTCGGTGTAGGTGAGGTCGGTCTCGACGCCCCAGGTGCGTTTGTTGAGGTCGGACGTCTGGTTGAGCGTGTCAGATTCCACATCGTCCGCGAAGTAATTGTTCCGCGACCGGAGCAGATAGTTGCCCTGGTTGCCCTCTGCCGAAGGCTCCACGCTGAACGAAAGCGTGCGTCCCTTTTTCGCAAAGCTGTGTCGGAACAGAATGTCGGTCGAGAAATCGTAGCCGCTCAGGTCCGACGTGTAGTTGCTGTACAGGCTGTTGAGCAGCGCATCCTGCTGTTGCGTAACGCCTTCGGTCAGCGACGAGCCCCGGTTCTGTTGCAGCGTGAAGCGCGGCCGGATCAGCAGCGAATTGTTGTCGTCGATCTTGTAGTTCAGCCGCAGCGTGGCGCGGTGGTTGATGTTCCGGCTCGACGTGTAGCTGTCTTCGTCGTAAGCCTGGGCCGAATCGGACGGCAGGATGTACTGCCGGAACACGGACGAATTGGCATTGTTGTCGCTCAGGTTGAAAAAGTAGCTGCCCGTCAGGTCCAGTTTCTTCCCCCACGAATCGGAGTAGTTCAGGCCCGCCGCGTGGGTTTTGGAGATGCCGCTCTGTTGCCCGACCATGAAGTCGCGGACGTCGCTGCCCCCTCCGCCGCGCCAGCCACCGCCCCCGCTCCCCCGGCCTCCACGGCCGCCGCCCCCTCGCGAACCGCCTCCGCCGCTGGAACCGCTGCTGACCACGCCGAGCAGATCGGACGTCGAGAAGTTCTGCTGGTTGATGTTGTTGGTCTGGGCAATGACCGACAGGCGCCGGCTGCCCTTGAAAACGTTGACGATGCCGCCCGCCTGGTAGACGTTGTCGGGACCATAGCCCGCAAACAGCTTTCCGAACTGCCCGTTGCGCATGTTAGCTTTCGTCACGATGTTGATCGTCTTGGTCGTTTCGCCGTTGTCGAAGCCGCTGAACTGCGCCTGATCGCTCTTCTGATCGAACACCTGAATTTTGTCGATCACTTCGGCGGGGAGGTTGTTCAGCGTGGCGTTGGGATCGTCCCCGAAAAACTCTTTGCCGTCTACCAGCACCTTCTGCACCTGTTCGCCCTGCGCCTGCACCTGCCCGTTCTGCACCACCATACCCGGCATTTTTCGCAGCAGATCGCCGGCGCTGGCATCGGGGTTGGTTTTGTAGGCAGCGGCGTTCATCTCGGTCGTGTCACCTTTCTGAATACTGGGGGGCATTTTGCCGGTCACCTGCACCTCATTCAGCTCGGTGGCCGAAGGCGACAGCGGCAGTTGCCCCATATCTAGCGACTGGTCCTGCAGGCGCAGCGTCCGTTCGTAGGGACGATAGCCAAGAAACGACACCCGCAGCCGGTACGCACCCGGCGCCAGGCGCTGAAACTGAAAAAAACCGTTGAGGTCGGTGGCCACCCCCACGGCCGTCGAATCGCCCGACAGCCTTTGGAGGATGACGTTGGCACTCGGCAGGGGCGACTGGTCGGTAGAATCGAGCAGCGTGCCCTGAATCGTCAGGTTTTGCGCCACGGCACTGGAGAGGGAACCGAACAGGAACAAAACGTAGAAAAGTTGTTTCATGAAAAGTGGAGGTGAGCCGGTTAGAGCCGCTCATCTACCAAAGGTTTAACCTCTCCTTTAGAAAAAAACGCAAAATTTCGCTTTCCGCCGCGAATGCATCACAAAGGGCCGAACACCAACGCTCCCGGCCCTTTTATCAACAACCCAATCAGGTAAATTCCCTTCAGTAATTGGGATTTTGCACCAATGCCGGGTGGGAGCCAACCTGGGAGCTGACTGAAGAGAAAGAGGGGCGCCGAATTCAGGAATAAGGAGAAATCATGTACATACATCAACAGCGGAATAGGTAAGGCAAGAGCGCCCAGATGCCAGGGATGCAAAAAGCGAATCGGAGTCGAACCGAAACCAGATTTATAGAGTTACGGAAGCGTCTTTTCACTAACTTGCATAAGGTTTACCGAGAAGGTATCGCACGGCTTTTTGTAGAAAAAGCTCTCTGTCAGCGGGTTACTTCTGTTTACTTCACGCCATAATTCCACTTTAATGAGCGAAGCGATCAAGCATGAATGCGGCATTGCCCTGATTCGATTGAGGAAACCGTACCAGTACTACATCGACAAGTACGGTACGCCTATGTACGGGGCTAACAAATTGTATCTGCTGATGGAAAAGCAGCACAACCGGGGCCAGGACGGCGTGGGGGTTGCGAACATCAAGCTGAAAGTCAAGCCGGGCGAACGCTACATCAGCCGGTATCGCTCCATCGACGACCGCCCGATCGCCAAAGTCTTTAAGAAAATCGGGAAGAAGTTTCGGAAGGCCTACAAAGCGTATCCTGAAAAGTACCGCGACGCCAACTGGCTGCAGACCAATGTGGCCTTTTCCGGAGAGCTCTGGCTGGGGCACCTCCGCTACGGCACCCACGGCCGCAACAGCATCGAAAGCTGCCACCCCATGCTTCGGCAAAACAACTGGCGCAGCCGCAACCTGGTAGTTGCCGGAAACTTCAACATGACCAACGTCGACGAGCTGTTCGCGAAGCTGGTCAACATCGGCCAGCACCCGAAAGAAATTGCCGATACCGTGACGGTCATGGAAAAAATCGGCCACTTCCTCGACGAAGAAAACCAGCGGCAGTTCGATTACTGGAAAGGCCTGTACGAAAATCCGCAGCTTTCGGAAGTGATTGAGCGTGAGATGGATCTGGCGCGTGTGTTGCAGCGTTCGTGCCGCGATTTCGACGGTGGATATACCATGGCGGGCATGACCGGATACGGCGCGGCTTTTGTAGCGCGCGACCCGTCGGGCATCCGGCCGGCCTACTACTATGCCGACGACGAAGTGGTGGTGGTGGCGTCGGAAAAGCCGGCCATCAAAACGGCTTTCAACGCACGGTACGAAGACATCAAGGAAGTGGAACCCGGCCATGCGCTGCTGATCAAACAAGACGGCGAGTACGACATGGTGCCGTTCACCGACGCCTTGCCCAAGACGCCCTGCAGCTTCGAGCGCATCTATTTTTCGCGTGGCAACGACCCGGAAATTTACCAGGAGCGCAAAAAGCTGGGCCATCTGCTAAGCAAGCCTATCCTGAAAACAATCGACTACGATCTGGAAAATACCCTCTTCGCCTACATTCCCAACACGGCCGAAACGGCTTTTCTGGGACTTTCGGAGGGAATTCGCGACTACCTGACCGATTTCCGCCGGCAGGTGATTAAGGAAGGTTCGGAAGAAGAAATTGAACGGGCGCTGTCGCTGAAACCCCGCTTCGAGAAGGTGGTGGTCAAAGATGCGAAACTGCGTACGTTCATCACCGACGACAGCCATCGCGACGATCTGGTGACACACATCTACGACGCGACCTACGAAGTGGTGCGGAAAGGCACCGATACGCTGGTGGTGATCGACGATTCGATCGTACGGGGCACCACGCTGGAGCGCAGCCTGCTGACGATGCTCGAAAAACTGGAACCCAAGCGCATCATCATCGTCTCGTCGGCCCCGCAGATTCGCTACCCCGACTGTTACGGCATCGACATGTCACGCATGCGCGAGTTTGTGGCGTTCCGGGCCATGCTGGCGTTGCTGAAAGAAACCAAGCAGGAAAACAAATTGGACGAAGTGTACGAAAAATGTGTCAACGCGCTGAACCAGAGTCGGGGACACGAGCAAAACTTCGTGAAGGAACTATACGACCTGTTTACATACGAGCAGGTCTCGAACAAGATTGCCGAAATCGTGACGCCGAAGGGCGCCAAGGCGAAAGTCGACGTGATTTACCAGACGGTAGAGCACCTGCACGAAGCCTGCCCGAACCACAAAGGCGACTGGTATTTTACCGGCGACTATCCTACGCCGGGCGGTTACAAGGTGGTAAACCGCGCTTTTGTCAACTTCATGGAAGGCAAGACCGGTCGCGCCTACGAAGCGCCTGCCGAGCCGGGTTCGGTACCGCTGAAAGTGAGCGTAGGCGTTAGCGACGGCGCATAGTCCGATCACACCTCTTTTTTAGGAAGGCTTCATCTGGAATACGGATGAAGCCTTTTTACATTTTCTCCAGGATAATCCGGCTCAGGTAACCGCTGCCTTCGTCCTGCACCTTGCGCCAACCCTGCCGCCGCAACCGCCACGCAATGAAGCGGTTCATCATGCCGTGTCCGACCAATACCGCCAAGCCGTGGGTCTGGGCCTCCTGAATCAGAAGGCCGGTGGCGCGGCGTGCCCGCAAACGTGCCATGCGGAACGCTTCGTGGTCTTTGGCCTGTTTTCCGAGGAGCCACAAAATGCGTCCGCCCGTTTGCCAGACCCGTACCGGCAGCCGCACCAGTGGAATATGAGGCATCAGGCTGGTTTTGAGTTCGTTGAACGTCGGATCGGCGATGATTTCACAGGCATCTCCAAAAATCATCTTGGCTGTTTCGCGGCTGCGGCGCAGGGCACTGCAATACACTCGGTCGGCTTCTTCGGCCAGGGAAGCGAAATGCGCCACGTCGTGTTTTTTGACCGCTACTTCGTCGTAGGCATAATGGTAGCGATGCGCCTCGGCATAAGGAGCCCAGGCAGGGCGTTCGATCAGCGGCTGACCGTGGCGGATGAGGGTGATGCGCATAGCAGTAGGGCGCGGCCGGACATTTCTTTGTAGTACGAGGGGCACGGCCGCAAGTTCTGCCCCGGCCTCACCGGATGTCTTCGTAGAGCCGCTTCAGTTTCTCCGGCGAATACCCCACTCCCCACAGAAACCCGACGTAGAGGTAGATAGCGTTGGCCTTCCAGAAGCCCCACTTCGCCACCCGCCGG
It encodes the following:
- a CDS encoding histidine phosphatase family protein, translating into MRITLIRHGQPLIERPAWAPYAEAHRYHYAYDEVAVKKHDVAHFASLAEEADRVYCSALRRSRETAKMIFGDACEIIADPTFNELKTSLMPHIPLVRLPVRVWQTGGRILWLLGKQAKDHEAFRMARLRARRATGLLIQEAQTHGLAVLVGHGMMNRFIAWRLRRQGWRKVQDEGSGYLSRIILEKM
- a CDS encoding RNA polymerase sigma factor, producing MKAHPYPQPDDDLELWNDFRAGDETAFATLYRSYFRLLFSYGTKLCAEPEFVKDQIQDLFFSLWQTRQRIGETGSVKFYLMKSLRRKIFRAVQQRKERLVSDDQQLVFGVEFSHERTLILEQSQRERQTRLIEALNQLPERQREVLYLRFFSNLSYAEIADLLSINVQSVRNHIHRSVTALRVSLPYFIESCLVMLSVRLLF
- a CDS encoding amidophosphoribosyltransferase, which gives rise to MSEAIKHECGIALIRLRKPYQYYIDKYGTPMYGANKLYLLMEKQHNRGQDGVGVANIKLKVKPGERYISRYRSIDDRPIAKVFKKIGKKFRKAYKAYPEKYRDANWLQTNVAFSGELWLGHLRYGTHGRNSIESCHPMLRQNNWRSRNLVVAGNFNMTNVDELFAKLVNIGQHPKEIADTVTVMEKIGHFLDEENQRQFDYWKGLYENPQLSEVIEREMDLARVLQRSCRDFDGGYTMAGMTGYGAAFVARDPSGIRPAYYYADDEVVVVASEKPAIKTAFNARYEDIKEVEPGHALLIKQDGEYDMVPFTDALPKTPCSFERIYFSRGNDPEIYQERKKLGHLLSKPILKTIDYDLENTLFAYIPNTAETAFLGLSEGIRDYLTDFRRQVIKEGSEEEIERALSLKPRFEKVVVKDAKLRTFITDDSHRDDLVTHIYDATYEVVRKGTDTLVVIDDSIVRGTTLERSLLTMLEKLEPKRIIIVSSAPQIRYPDCYGIDMSRMREFVAFRAMLALLKETKQENKLDEVYEKCVNALNQSRGHEQNFVKELYDLFTYEQVSNKIAEIVTPKGAKAKVDVIYQTVEHLHEACPNHKGDWYFTGDYPTPGGYKVVNRAFVNFMEGKTGRAYEAPAEPGSVPLKVSVGVSDGA
- a CDS encoding TonB-dependent receptor, yielding MKQLFYVLFLFGSLSSAVAQNLTIQGTLLDSTDQSPLPSANVILQRLSGDSTAVGVATDLNGFFQFQRLAPGAYRLRVSFLGYRPYERTLRLQDQSLDMGQLPLSPSATELNEVQVTGKMPPSIQKGDTTEMNAAAYKTNPDASAGDLLRKMPGMVVQNGQVQAQGEQVQKVLVDGKEFFGDDPNATLNNLPAEVIDKIQVFDQKSDQAQFSGFDNGETTKTINIVTKANMRNGQFGKLFAGYGPDNVYQAGGIVNVFKGSRRLSVIAQTNNINQQNFSTSDLLGVVSSGSSGGGGSRGGGGRGGRGSGGGGWRGGGGSDVRDFMVGQQSGISKTHAAGLNYSDSWGKKLDLTGSYFFNLSDNNANSSVFRQYILPSDSAQAYDEDSYTSSRNINHRATLRLNYKIDDNNSLLIRPRFTLQQNRGSSLTEGVTQQQDALLNSLYSNYTSDLSGYDFSTDILFRHSFAKKGRTLSFSVEPSAEGNQGNYLLRSRNNYFADDVESDTLNQTSDLNKRTWGVETDLTYTEPISQKSQVMVSYETEYERNRSDKRTYDLGTGGQEYRLLDTLLSNTYSNHYMTQNLGGGYSVRGEKLFLMVRGSYQWAQLTGDQRFPYETDVDRSFRNFMPSAMLRYNITREKNLRLFYRTRTSPPSVDQLQAVVNNTNPLQLTTGNPNLQQDYQHSLFARYSASNVEKSHTFFVMLGGSLTDHYIGRSTIIAERDLVVDGIELPRGSQLSRPVNLDGNWDLRSFVSYGLPVGFIKSNLNLNLNGNLSRTPGLINDAVNYANSSTAGLGVVLSSNVSEKLDFTLSSNSNFSVVENTLQTQLNQTYFNQQSSVRLNWITWKNFVFQTDLNHQYYSGLSSGYNQNYLLWNASVGKKILKGKGDLRLLVFDLLKQNNSIQRNVTDVYIEDTRSNVLQRYFMLTFTYTLRNFGSAQNETPDERRRFDGPGGPGPGGRPPFGGPPRGE